A genomic region of Procambarus clarkii isolate CNS0578487 chromosome 30, FALCON_Pclarkii_2.0, whole genome shotgun sequence contains the following coding sequences:
- the LOC138369857 gene encoding cerebellin-2-like, producing the protein MVIARARVVFKMQNKISMLAVLAITVTVATAREISPTPVNVTKLDNSTDPEVPRLVTARQLIPPQFPPLPTLSQNVAFSVRKATESLNAVAHVHFLDVLSNVGSGWDPATSEFTTPYDGGYFFIFHAIGARNSDFTMALTRNGEYQVTAYGTRPTFEHGSNSVFLVLRRGEKISLLLQQGGIYEHPANEAYTTFSGFLLFHV; encoded by the exons ATGGTGATTGCGAGAGCTCGTGTAGTCTTCAAG ATGCAGAACAAAATTAGCATGTTGGCCGTTTTGGCTATTACCGTTACTGTGGCAACGGCGCGGGAAATTTCTCCTACTCCTGTTAATGTAACAAAGCTTGACAACTCGACGGACCCGGAAGTTCCCCGCCTAGTGACGGCCAGACAACTTATCCCGCCACAGTTCCCACCTCTTCCAACATTATC cCAGAACGTGGCCTTTAGTGTGAGGAAGGCTACTGAAAGTCTCAACGCTGTGGCCCACGTTCACTTTCTG GACGTCTTGTCAAATGTTGGCAGCGGATGGGACCCCGCTACCAGCGAATTCACGACTCCATATGATGGTGGCTACTTTTTTATTTTTCATGCAATAGGTGCCAGAAACAGCGACTTTAC AATGGCCTTGACGAGAAATGGAGAGTATCAGGTGACTGCCTACGGTACTAGGCCAACCTTCGAACACGGGTCTAACTCTGTATTCCTGGTGTTGCGTCGCGGCGAAAAGATATCCCTGTTGCTGCAACAGGGCGGCATCTATGAACACCCGGCTAACGAAGCTTACACGACATTCTCCGGCTTCCTACTCTTCCATGTATAA